A single genomic interval of halophilic archaeon DL31 harbors:
- a CDS encoding F420-0:gamma-glutamyl ligase (TIGRFAM: F420-0:gamma-glutamyl ligase~HAMAP: F420-0:gamma-glutamyl ligase~KEGG: hbo:Hbor_05320 coenzyme F420-0 gamma-glutamyl ligase~PFAM: F420-0:gamma-glutamyl ligase-related): protein MELFAVPDLPEIREGDDLAAMVAEQVDLRPDDVVCVASTVVSKSEGRTADLADFPAGPRAKEIARSLEDISGDEKDPRFAQAVLEESTEVVMDKPFILTETHCGHVGVNAGIDRSNVPDHDLLLLPKRPSQSAERIHEGLPESSPVVVTDTSGRPFRHGQRGMAIGWAGMPASRDWRGETDRDGHELQVTVQSVIDELAGAANLVSGEGDGGEPIVVVRDWEFGDHEGSNNLFREMHGDFVRQALRGWEYEG from the coding sequence ATGGAGCTGTTCGCCGTCCCCGACCTGCCCGAAATCCGCGAGGGTGACGACCTCGCGGCGATGGTCGCCGAACAGGTCGACCTCCGGCCCGACGACGTGGTCTGTGTCGCCTCGACGGTCGTCTCGAAGAGCGAGGGCCGGACCGCCGACCTCGCCGACTTCCCCGCAGGCCCACGAGCGAAAGAGATTGCGCGGAGCCTCGAGGATATTTCCGGCGACGAGAAGGACCCGCGCTTCGCCCAGGCCGTCCTGGAAGAGAGCACCGAGGTGGTGATGGACAAGCCGTTCATTCTGACCGAGACACACTGCGGACACGTGGGTGTCAACGCGGGGATTGACCGCTCAAACGTGCCGGACCACGACCTGCTCCTCCTCCCGAAACGGCCGAGCCAGTCCGCCGAGCGCATCCACGAAGGCCTTCCCGAATCCTCACCTGTCGTCGTCACCGACACCTCGGGCCGGCCGTTCCGGCACGGCCAGCGCGGGATGGCGATCGGCTGGGCCGGGATGCCCGCCTCACGCGACTGGCGCGGCGAGACCGACCGGGACGGCCACGAACTGCAGGTGACTGTCCAGAGCGTCATCGACGAACTCGCAGGCGCTGCCAACCTCGTCTCCGGCGAGGGCGACGGCGGCGAACCGATTGTGGTCGTTCGGGACTGGGAGTTCGGCGACCACGAGGGGAGCAACAATCTCTTCCGGGAGATGCACGGGGATTTCGTCCGGCAGGCGCTACGCGGCTGGGAGTACGAGGGATAA
- a CDS encoding metal dependent phosphohydrolase (KEGG: hbo:Hbor_11140 hd superfamily phosphohydrolase~PFAM: Metal-dependent phosphohydrolase, HD region, subdomain~SMART: Metal-dependent phosphohydrolase, HD region), giving the protein MNAIKDSVHDWVTLTPVAADLLDTPTVQRLRHIKQLSTVRLVYPSASHTRFEHSLGVYHLADEALRHLRVDGDRADHLRAAALLHDVGHGPYGHQTEEIIERRTGRHHDEIQGLIGGTEVAETLREHDLSPERVADLVRGEGELGQLISGELDVDRMDYLVRDAHHTGVPYGSIDHGRLVRSLRYRDGELVLAEGNVRTAESLLLARGLMNGIVYRHHVSRIAGSMLERAAERLLDRKNEVDIEQFARMADHDLLVALREHVPELGERIERRNLFKRALWAELADTPAHLVDISHAEERAAERDIAERAGVDETAVIVDVPRRPSMKESNARVLVGGVVQRLEEASGLVGAIRSAQRGGWRLGVFAPASERGAVGDAAVDVLGLPERVRR; this is encoded by the coding sequence ATGAACGCGATCAAGGACTCCGTCCACGACTGGGTCACCCTCACCCCCGTCGCGGCGGATCTCCTCGACACGCCGACGGTCCAGCGCCTGCGCCACATCAAGCAGCTCTCCACCGTGCGACTGGTCTACCCCTCGGCCTCCCACACGCGGTTCGAGCACTCCCTCGGGGTCTACCACCTTGCGGACGAGGCACTCCGACACCTCCGCGTCGACGGCGACCGCGCCGACCACCTCCGTGCCGCGGCGTTGCTCCACGACGTGGGCCACGGCCCCTACGGCCACCAGACTGAGGAGATAATCGAGCGCCGGACGGGTCGCCACCACGACGAGATTCAGGGACTCATCGGGGGGACCGAGGTGGCCGAGACGCTTCGGGAGCACGACCTCTCGCCCGAGCGCGTCGCAGACCTCGTTCGGGGAGAAGGCGAACTCGGCCAACTGATTTCGGGCGAACTCGACGTGGACCGGATGGATTATCTCGTGCGCGACGCCCACCACACCGGGGTTCCGTACGGCTCCATCGACCACGGGCGGCTCGTTCGCTCGCTGCGCTACCGCGACGGCGAACTGGTGCTCGCGGAGGGGAACGTCCGCACCGCCGAGTCGCTCCTGCTTGCTCGCGGGCTAATGAACGGCATCGTCTATCGCCACCACGTCTCCCGTATCGCGGGCTCAATGCTCGAACGTGCCGCCGAGCGCTTGCTGGACCGAAAGAACGAGGTGGATATCGAGCAGTTCGCCCGGATGGCCGACCACGACCTGCTGGTCGCGCTCCGCGAGCACGTCCCCGAACTCGGTGAGCGCATCGAACGCCGAAACCTGTTCAAGCGCGCCCTCTGGGCGGAGCTCGCTGATACCCCTGCGCATCTGGTCGACATCTCTCACGCTGAGGAACGTGCTGCCGAACGCGATATCGCGGAGCGAGCGGGCGTCGACGAGACAGCGGTCATCGTCGACGTGCCGCGGCGGCCGTCGATGAAGGAGTCGAACGCCCGCGTCCTCGTTGGCGGCGTCGTCCAGCGGCTGGAGGAGGCGTCGGGGCTCGTCGGCGCCATCCGGAGCGCCCAGCGGGGCGGCTGGCGACTCGGCGTTTTCGCGCCCGCGAGCGAACGTGGCGCCGTCGGCGACGCCGCAGTGGACGTCCTGGGCCTCCCGGAGCGTGTGCGTCGATAG
- a CDS encoding hypothetical protein (KEGG: nmg:Nmag_1404 hypothetical protein), translating into MAAVDALIVGLISLLVGGLAIHIAASVVLGGNQDYVNAVIAAAAGALVYAILGFIGGIPLVGPLLLLLVWVGVINWRYRGGWVNAGIIGVGAWVSAIVLLWLLSTAGLFELSAMGIPGV; encoded by the coding sequence ATGGCCGCAGTGGACGCACTCATCGTCGGACTCATCAGCCTGCTCGTGGGTGGGCTCGCCATCCATATCGCCGCCTCCGTCGTTCTCGGCGGAAATCAGGACTACGTGAACGCCGTCATCGCCGCCGCGGCGGGGGCGCTGGTCTACGCGATCTTGGGATTTATCGGTGGCATCCCGCTTGTCGGCCCGCTGCTGTTGCTGTTGGTCTGGGTTGGCGTCATCAACTGGCGCTATCGCGGCGGCTGGGTGAACGCCGGCATCATCGGCGTGGGTGCGTGGGTTTCCGCCATCGTCCTGCTCTGGCTGCTCTCGACGGCCGGGCTGTTCGAACTCTCCGCAATGGGTATTCCCGGCGTCTAA
- a CDS encoding pyridoxamine 5'-phosphate oxidase-related FMN-binding protein (PFAM: Pyridoxamine 5'-phosphate oxidase-like, FMN-binding domain~KEGG: hbo:Hbor_06760 flavin-nucleotide-binding protein) — MAVPPEIETLIANARLSAHVATSLGDRPHVAPVWYLYDDGVVSFVTSGRKLRNLRENHRVALSIEKVDESGVEWTVTMLGTATVSDDPERVDPFQRRIDEKYDNETEYGFQPLVEVEVASATHTVY; from the coding sequence ATGGCCGTTCCGCCCGAAATCGAGACGCTCATCGCTAATGCGCGCCTGAGCGCCCACGTCGCGACAAGCCTCGGCGACCGACCGCACGTCGCGCCGGTCTGGTACCTCTATGACGACGGCGTTGTTTCGTTCGTGACCAGCGGGCGAAAGCTCCGCAACCTCCGGGAGAACCACCGGGTGGCCCTCTCTATCGAGAAAGTAGACGAGAGCGGTGTGGAGTGGACGGTGACGATGCTCGGCACCGCGACGGTGTCCGACGACCCCGAGCGGGTCGACCCGTTCCAGCGCCGTATCGACGAAAAGTACGACAACGAGACAGAGTACGGCTTTCAGCCGTTGGTCGAGGTCGAAGTCGCCAGCGCAACCCATACCGTCTACTGA
- a CDS encoding NurA domain-containing protein (PFAM: NurA domain~KEGG: hla:Hlac_2289 hypothetical protein) — MTLDPIHVDNIARIAASIAGTVDDADHDNYAARAWELLDPLSDDGRPVVEPMGEQALQAVAIDDVALAERPFETTHGLDAGTLNPTGFKNGLLLDVAQAAMAAAPTDLDLHRSRSLVSTVHTNDATRDYNQEWQRYDDDYSRRRIIHVPEVGRHADEVTHELALYLAESSHALEHADKVEELLLLDGPLYPKRVFNWESRETVLAEAAREAMPQNVVENYVRLVETFVERGVPIAGFVKNPTSRFLVRTLERKTAVPWANDAALFTRLLEQRDGELPEGAEPSAARKDEDLTFTSWFVSRGSSDEPMSADGDAMGIERRLEPEAYEVTFCYLYDPRNDVTYKIEAPRAVTQDPEMREALTTQLLSEVATQRGPPEAIEKADELAKIAAEEKLSIRRKFEETFGSERLRSYDDVRWPQADSY, encoded by the coding sequence GTGACGCTGGACCCGATTCACGTCGACAACATCGCCCGCATCGCCGCCTCCATCGCGGGCACCGTCGACGACGCCGACCACGACAACTACGCCGCCCGAGCGTGGGAACTGCTGGACCCACTCTCCGACGACGGCCGGCCCGTGGTCGAACCGATGGGCGAACAGGCGCTCCAGGCCGTCGCCATCGACGACGTGGCGCTGGCCGAGCGCCCCTTCGAGACGACCCATGGCCTGGACGCCGGGACCCTGAACCCGACCGGGTTCAAGAACGGACTGCTGCTGGACGTAGCACAGGCGGCGATGGCCGCGGCCCCGACCGACCTCGACCTCCACCGCTCGCGCTCGCTGGTCTCGACGGTCCACACCAACGACGCCACCCGCGACTACAACCAAGAGTGGCAGCGCTACGACGACGACTACAGCCGCCGGCGCATCATTCACGTCCCCGAGGTGGGCCGCCACGCCGACGAGGTGACCCACGAGCTCGCGCTCTATCTCGCGGAATCGTCCCACGCACTAGAACACGCCGACAAAGTCGAGGAACTCCTGCTGCTTGACGGACCGCTCTACCCGAAACGGGTGTTCAACTGGGAGTCCCGCGAGACAGTGCTCGCGGAGGCTGCTCGCGAAGCGATGCCCCAGAACGTCGTCGAGAACTACGTCCGCCTCGTCGAGACGTTCGTCGAGCGCGGCGTCCCCATCGCGGGGTTCGTCAAGAACCCAACCTCGAGATTCCTCGTCCGCACCCTCGAACGGAAAACAGCGGTGCCCTGGGCCAACGACGCCGCGCTGTTCACCCGGCTGCTTGAGCAACGGGACGGCGAGCTCCCAGAGGGTGCCGAACCCAGTGCCGCCCGTAAGGATGAGGACCTCACTTTCACCTCGTGGTTCGTCTCGCGAGGCTCCTCCGACGAGCCGATGTCAGCCGACGGGGATGCGATGGGTATCGAGCGCCGCCTCGAGCCGGAGGCCTACGAGGTGACGTTCTGCTACCTCTATGACCCGCGCAACGACGTGACGTACAAAATCGAGGCGCCGCGGGCGGTGACACAGGACCCCGAGATGCGTGAGGCGCTCACCACGCAGCTCCTGAGTGAGGTGGCGACTCAACGCGGCCCGCCCGAAGCCATCGAGAAGGCCGACGAACTCGCGAAAATCGCCGCCGAAGAGAAACTCTCCATCCGGCGGAAGTTCGAGGAGACGTTCGGCAGTGAGCGCCTGCGAAGCTACGACGATGTTCGGTGGCCCCAGGCCGACAGCTACTAA
- a CDS encoding 5,10-methylenetetrahydromethanopterin reductase (HAMAP: 5,10-methylenetetrahydromethanopterin reductase~KEGG: hvo:HVO_1937 5,10-methylenetetrahydromethanopterin reductase~PFAM: Luciferase-like, subgroup) codes for MTDTTTDGLRGIELTPEHPVAELAALAETAETEGFDTVFSSAHYNNRDPFQALATMAAQTESIRLGPGVANPHDTHPVALASRVATLDELSGGRAVFGIGPGDPSTLKNLGIEAEDRGLRPVLETFKTAQRLWAGERVDHDGAFEARDAGLNYEPPGEIPVYVGGEGPHMCRMAAKHADGLLYNGSHPKDIAWAGDRVAEGLDQRPDHRGEFEFAAYASVSVAAERETAREAAKPPVAFITAGAPEPVLGRHGIDAERAADVGEHISAGAFRDAFDLVTPAMIDAFAAAGTVEEVAERLARVLEYADGVVCGSPLGPDLQQAIGLAGEAMRLAEERVEN; via the coding sequence ATGACTGACACCACGACCGACGGACTGCGCGGCATCGAACTCACGCCGGAACACCCGGTCGCCGAACTCGCGGCCCTCGCTGAAACGGCGGAAACCGAAGGGTTCGACACGGTGTTTTCGTCGGCGCACTACAACAACCGCGACCCGTTTCAGGCGCTGGCGACGATGGCGGCACAGACTGAGTCAATCCGGCTTGGCCCGGGCGTCGCCAACCCACACGACACCCACCCGGTGGCACTCGCCTCGCGTGTCGCCACGCTGGACGAACTCTCCGGCGGGCGCGCGGTGTTCGGCATCGGGCCGGGCGACCCATCTACCCTCAAAAATCTCGGTATCGAGGCGGAGGATCGCGGGCTCCGCCCGGTTCTGGAGACGTTCAAAACCGCCCAGCGGCTCTGGGCTGGCGAGCGCGTCGACCACGACGGCGCGTTCGAAGCGAGGGATGCGGGGCTGAACTACGAACCCCCTGGAGAGATCCCGGTGTACGTCGGCGGCGAGGGGCCCCACATGTGCCGGATGGCTGCGAAACACGCCGACGGCCTGCTCTACAACGGTTCACATCCGAAAGACATCGCGTGGGCGGGCGACCGCGTGGCTGAGGGGCTGGACCAGCGGCCGGACCACCGTGGCGAGTTCGAGTTCGCGGCGTACGCCAGCGTGAGCGTCGCCGCCGAGCGCGAGACCGCCCGCGAGGCTGCCAAGCCTCCAGTGGCGTTCATCACCGCCGGCGCGCCAGAGCCGGTCCTCGGCAGGCACGGCATCGACGCCGAGCGCGCGGCGGACGTTGGCGAGCATATCAGCGCGGGCGCGTTCCGAGACGCGTTCGACCTGGTGACGCCCGCGATGATCGACGCTTTCGCCGCAGCCGGGACGGTGGAAGAGGTAGCCGAGCGGCTGGCAAGAGTGCTGGAGTACGCCGACGGCGTAGTGTGTGGCTCACCACTCGGGCCTGACCTGCAGCAAGCTATCGGGCTGGCAGGCGAAGCTATGAGACTGGCAGAAGAGCGCGTCGAGAACTGA
- a CDS encoding protein of unknown function DUF101 (PFAM: Archease, tRNA m5C methyltransferase chaperone~KEGG: hut:Huta_2756 protein of unknown function DUF101), which translates to MAGAFELRDHTADVAVKASGDSLGETFAAVADGLAAAMCDDWPAPNDPDAGEQAEVGLAAEGVEALLFDYLDQLIYERDVRSVLPVDNEATVTETDDEWRVDASYRGVALSAVTAREVKAVTYSEMAVRETESGWEAYVVFDV; encoded by the coding sequence ATGGCGGGGGCGTTCGAACTGCGGGACCACACCGCTGACGTGGCTGTCAAGGCGAGTGGCGACTCCCTCGGTGAAACGTTCGCAGCGGTCGCCGACGGCCTGGCTGCAGCGATGTGTGATGACTGGCCCGCACCGAACGACCCTGACGCTGGGGAGCAAGCCGAGGTGGGCCTCGCTGCGGAGGGTGTCGAGGCCCTCCTGTTCGATTATCTCGACCAGCTCATCTACGAGCGGGACGTGCGGTCTGTGCTTCCTGTCGATAACGAGGCGACGGTCACGGAGACAGATGACGAGTGGCGAGTCGACGCCAGCTACCGCGGCGTGGCGCTGTCGGCGGTGACAGCCCGCGAAGTGAAGGCGGTTACCTACTCCGAGATGGCAGTGAGGGAAACCGAGAGCGGGTGGGAAGCGTACGTCGTGTTTGACGTCTGA
- a CDS encoding protein of unknown function DUF198 (TIGRFAM: Protein of unknown function DUF198~KEGG: hvo:HVO_2348 hypothetical protein~PFAM: Protein of unknown function DUF198) yields the protein MSHQLPDVQAGEPDVTVGLSQVGVTGVEKLVELQQNGDRPHVLMAEFSVFVDLPGGRKGIDMSRNMEVIEEVLESAVEGETERLEALCGDAAERLIDKHEYTTTAEVQMEAEWVIKEETPASGLPTQGTVDVIASATATNEGIEEEIGCRVTGMTVCPCSQGMSESRARQTLQDLGVDDDTTEAFLDEVPQPGHSQRGHATLTVTQKDEPKVDLHQLIELARDSMSARIYNMAKRPDEDHMTYAAHANAKFVEDCVRSMARNVVDAYPDLADDALIYMKQENDESIHQHDAQAEREVPMAQLRTELSADQ from the coding sequence ATGAGTCATCAGCTTCCGGACGTGCAGGCCGGAGAGCCGGACGTCACTGTCGGGCTGAGCCAGGTTGGTGTGACCGGTGTCGAGAAACTCGTCGAACTGCAGCAGAACGGTGACCGCCCCCACGTCCTGATGGCGGAGTTCTCTGTCTTCGTCGACCTCCCGGGCGGCCGCAAGGGAATCGACATGAGTCGCAACATGGAGGTCATCGAGGAGGTGCTCGAGTCTGCCGTCGAGGGCGAGACCGAGCGGCTGGAGGCGCTCTGTGGCGACGCCGCCGAACGCCTCATCGACAAGCACGAGTACACCACCACCGCGGAGGTCCAGATGGAGGCTGAGTGGGTCATCAAAGAGGAGACACCCGCCAGTGGCCTCCCCACGCAGGGAACCGTCGACGTCATCGCCTCCGCGACGGCGACCAACGAGGGAATCGAAGAGGAGATTGGCTGCCGAGTCACCGGCATGACGGTCTGTCCCTGCTCACAGGGGATGTCCGAGTCGCGGGCGCGCCAGACGCTGCAGGACCTCGGTGTCGACGACGACACCACCGAGGCGTTCCTCGATGAGGTCCCACAGCCGGGCCACTCCCAGCGCGGGCACGCGACCCTCACCGTCACCCAGAAAGACGAACCGAAGGTCGACCTCCACCAACTCATCGAACTCGCGCGGGACTCCATGAGCGCGCGCATCTACAACATGGCCAAGCGCCCCGACGAGGACCACATGACCTACGCCGCCCACGCCAACGCGAAGTTCGTCGAGGACTGCGTACGGTCGATGGCCCGAAACGTCGTGGATGCCTACCCCGATCTGGCCGACGACGCGCTCATCTACATGAAACAAGAAAACGACGAGTCCATCCACCAGCACGACGCGCAAGCCGAGCGCGAAGTCCCGATGGCCCAGCTCCGCACCGAACTCAGCGCCGACCAGTAA
- a CDS encoding hypothetical protein (KEGG: hla:Hlac_1978 hypothetical protein): protein MIQVSGSGGGTTLTGTVFERGEEPPSFKGAPDEEAPYVWVCDAFYEVESGGTPLEIDGVEIRVAFESPMPRGFDTRDQAVEAAEEHIRTQFARIGVDEVDTKVEKEELA, encoded by the coding sequence ATGATTCAGGTCAGCGGCAGCGGGGGCGGGACCACGCTCACTGGGACCGTGTTCGAACGGGGGGAGGAGCCGCCATCTTTCAAGGGGGCGCCCGACGAAGAGGCGCCCTACGTCTGGGTCTGTGACGCGTTCTACGAGGTCGAGAGCGGGGGCACGCCGCTGGAGATCGACGGCGTGGAGATTCGGGTCGCCTTCGAGTCGCCGATGCCTCGCGGCTTCGACACACGAGACCAGGCCGTCGAAGCCGCCGAAGAGCACATCCGCACGCAGTTCGCCCGCATCGGCGTCGACGAGGTTGACACCAAGGTCGAGAAGGAAGAACTAGCTTAG
- a CDS encoding transcriptional regulator, TrmB (PFAM: Transcriptional regulator TrmB~KEGG: hbo:Hbor_07620 transcriptional regulator) — translation MSSLRDLGLSEYEARAYRALLSSSPSTAKELSRASDVPMGRVYDVLKDLEQRGLARSQAASRPKKYVGVEPEAALDRLLEAKREELQEQEAQYEATVDDLESDLDANAPSEEGFWTAAVGADETAELLIERLDTATERVITVAGGPTPQFDIGEYGDEVAAALQRALERGAAVSVLLGPELIETLPYAVIERYETQLVDHPGFELRTAEGVRGSFHLIDASETCIDVPNPLEPTDPLAMIDFKDREFATDVRELFEPRWEDARPVVLEE, via the coding sequence ATGTCGAGTTTACGTGACCTCGGGCTCTCTGAGTACGAGGCACGCGCGTATCGGGCACTACTTTCGTCGTCTCCGAGCACGGCGAAAGAACTCTCGCGGGCGAGCGACGTGCCGATGGGCAGAGTCTACGACGTGTTGAAAGACCTGGAACAGCGCGGGCTGGCCCGGAGTCAGGCGGCCAGCCGGCCCAAAAAGTACGTCGGCGTCGAGCCGGAAGCAGCGCTCGACCGCCTGCTCGAAGCAAAGCGCGAGGAGTTACAGGAGCAGGAGGCGCAGTACGAGGCGACCGTCGACGATCTCGAGAGCGATCTCGACGCCAACGCACCCTCCGAGGAGGGGTTCTGGACCGCCGCAGTCGGTGCAGACGAGACGGCCGAACTACTCATCGAGCGCCTCGACACCGCGACTGAACGGGTCATCACTGTCGCGGGCGGGCCGACTCCGCAGTTCGACATCGGGGAGTACGGCGACGAGGTGGCAGCGGCGCTCCAGCGTGCGCTCGAACGCGGCGCGGCCGTCTCAGTCCTGCTCGGCCCGGAGCTCATCGAAACGTTACCGTACGCGGTTATCGAACGGTACGAGACGCAGCTGGTCGACCATCCCGGGTTCGAACTGCGAACTGCCGAAGGCGTCAGGGGTTCGTTCCACCTCATCGACGCGAGTGAGACCTGCATCGATGTACCCAACCCACTCGAGCCGACCGACCCACTCGCGATGATTGATTTCAAGGACCGGGAGTTCGCCACGGACGTGCGAGAACTGTTCGAGCCGCGGTGGGAGGACGCGAGGCCTGTCGTTCTGGAGGAGTAG
- a CDS encoding protein of unknown function DUF87 (PFAM: Protein of unknown function DUF87~KEGG: hbo:Hbor_07980 ATPase) yields the protein MTDLGDFDEFDAGGSDGGETEPDATATESASANAEAEARFERYPAEAAGSDQGLGTVSVSQGLRVSEDGDETALRAFVTTGNRESVRLGSYLLVPYPDAESLFCRITALEYAQEFQSDDATEIHARRQMRRDGFDERDYKYMAELEPVAVIYEDGGELKRRMTDRVPKPGSLVQEAADEEKIKTGLKIPGDGVFLGHLSVGGEKVRTAAEPPTVDYRVKDAYEDGDPLVFRHTLVAGGTGSGKTHASKNVLRQYLDEERNYPMDDGRDVSPAVVQFDPQDEYAQMHDENPELDEGFARKLDREGVAHGGHDDTIALVPVEEGVSYGGENHRAEQVRFTIPFSIVHEYDMPWLVAGSGLNDNQYPALLTLLNRFFGEFGSSGTYQQFLTFLDDPGLKEELDEAGRVHEATFDAVKRRVRGIPSGVFDQDARPITELDHELVRPGGLTVVPTYHLSTSRAKEMFVLALSSLLVDDKLSNSPNSQRVKETPLVLGMDEAHNFLSDADTVQARKVVQKFTEAAKQGRKERLGLFLITQDPQDIAEPVFKQVNTKVVLNLGDEDAISSVNIPTNLAEKVPYMEKGQMVVYSPDNSEPVELIGLSKCVTRHGE from the coding sequence ATGACCGATTTAGGGGATTTCGATGAGTTTGACGCGGGGGGGTCCGACGGCGGCGAGACGGAGCCGGACGCCACCGCCACAGAGTCGGCCAGCGCGAACGCCGAGGCCGAGGCACGGTTCGAGCGCTACCCCGCCGAGGCAGCAGGCAGCGACCAAGGCCTTGGTACCGTCTCGGTGTCGCAAGGGCTGCGCGTCTCCGAGGACGGCGACGAGACTGCGCTCCGGGCGTTCGTGACGACCGGGAACCGAGAATCCGTCCGGCTTGGGAGCTATCTGCTAGTTCCGTACCCCGACGCCGAATCGCTGTTCTGCCGAATCACCGCCTTGGAGTACGCCCAGGAGTTTCAGTCCGACGACGCCACCGAGATTCACGCTCGCCGGCAGATGCGACGCGACGGCTTCGACGAGCGGGACTACAAGTATATGGCCGAACTGGAGCCCGTCGCCGTCATCTACGAGGACGGCGGCGAACTGAAGCGGCGGATGACCGACCGCGTCCCCAAGCCCGGCTCGCTGGTGCAGGAGGCTGCCGACGAGGAGAAGATCAAGACCGGGCTCAAGATTCCTGGTGACGGAGTCTTTCTCGGCCATCTCTCTGTCGGCGGCGAGAAGGTCCGCACCGCCGCAGAGCCGCCGACGGTCGACTACCGCGTCAAAGACGCCTACGAGGACGGCGACCCGCTGGTGTTCCGGCACACGCTCGTCGCCGGTGGCACCGGGTCGGGGAAGACCCACGCCTCGAAGAATGTGCTTCGGCAGTATCTCGACGAGGAGCGGAACTACCCGATGGACGACGGGCGAGACGTGTCGCCGGCCGTCGTGCAGTTCGACCCGCAGGACGAGTACGCACAGATGCACGACGAGAACCCCGAACTGGACGAGGGGTTCGCTCGGAAGCTCGACCGTGAGGGCGTCGCCCACGGCGGCCACGACGACACCATCGCGCTGGTGCCCGTCGAAGAGGGGGTGAGCTACGGCGGCGAGAACCACCGTGCCGAGCAGGTGCGCTTCACCATCCCGTTCTCCATCGTCCACGAGTACGACATGCCGTGGCTGGTGGCCGGCAGCGGCCTCAACGACAATCAGTATCCTGCGCTGCTGACGCTGCTGAATCGTTTCTTTGGGGAGTTCGGAAGCAGTGGTACCTACCAGCAGTTCCTGACGTTCCTCGACGACCCCGGGCTGAAGGAGGAACTGGACGAGGCGGGCCGGGTCCACGAGGCCACCTTCGACGCCGTGAAGCGCCGCGTCCGCGGGATTCCCTCGGGTGTGTTCGACCAGGATGCCCGACCAATCACCGAACTGGACCACGAACTCGTCCGCCCAGGTGGGCTGACGGTGGTCCCGACCTACCACCTCTCGACGTCGCGGGCCAAGGAGATGTTCGTGCTCGCACTCTCCTCACTGCTGGTCGACGATAAGCTCTCGAACTCCCCGAACAGCCAGCGCGTCAAGGAGACGCCGTTGGTGCTGGGGATGGACGAGGCCCACAACTTCCTCTCGGACGCAGACACCGTCCAGGCCCGGAAAGTGGTTCAGAAGTTCACGGAGGCGGCCAAGCAGGGCCGGAAGGAGCGACTGGGGCTGTTCCTCATCACGCAGGACCCCCAGGATATCGCCGAGCCGGTGTTCAAGCAGGTGAACACCAAGGTAGTGTTGAATCTGGGTGATGAGGACGCCATCTCCTCGGTCAACATCCCGACGAATCTGGCGGAGAAGGTGCCGTACATGGAGAAGGGGCAGATGGTGGTGTACTCGCCCGACAACTCCGAACCGGTGGAACTCATCGGGCTGTCGAAATGTGTCACCAGACACGGGGAGTAG